The DNA region acctgagttcaatctctagtaccaccaccaccaccaaaaaaaaagtgtgtgccATTGGATACTTATTAGACCACAAGTATTCTCTAATTGGTACACAGAGTGGAGTGTGACCAGAGGTGAGGTTTGAGAAATAAGCAGAGGATACCCAATCTGAAGGAGTTTAGTTAGAACTTGTGCAGAGTTTAGTTAGACCCTGGGCTTTACAGGGAGGCCCTGAagagtttatgtgtgtgtgtgtatgtgtgtgtacatgtgtgtttgtgcacatgctggggattgaagggttgtttttttttttaatatttattttttagtttttggcggacacaacatctttgtttgtatgtggtgctgaggattgaacctgggctgcacgcatgccaggagagcgcgctaccgcttgagccacatccccagccccatgaaggGTTTTAATTAATCAGTCAAGAGAAATTATCAGgggctgggttatagctcagttgtagagcacttgctttgcatgtgtgaggcactgggttcaatcctcagcataacataagatgaataaataaaataaagaatttaaaaaagagagaaattatcagttttgttgattttttttttcccttttgcatGCTGGATGTCAAATCCAtgaccttacacatgctagccaagcactgcTATAACTATAGTCTTAGTATTGTTCTTAGGGCCTTTCGAGcagggtgtggtagtgcatgcctgtaaacccagcaactcaggaggctgaggcaggaggattgcaagttcaaaatccgcttcagcaatttagcaaggccctaaacatctcaaaatttaaaaaggcggAGGTGCTGGGGAagtggctgagtggtagaactcccctgggttaaatcccagtacaaaaaaaaaaaaagggggggggctggggatgtggctcaagcggtagctcgctcgcctggcatgtgtgcggcccggggtcgatcctcagcaccacataccaacaaaaagatgttgtgtccgccgagaactaaaaaataaatattaaaaattctctctctctctctctctttaaaaaaaaaaaaaaagtccttctaGGTGCTGAATGAAGGACGTAAGCCTGGAGAGAGAAGGTGACCTACCTCATGTTCAGAGTGAGGAAATGGGGCATTCTAGAAGGATGACAAGTTCTATGAAGTAATGAGGGTGCTGTTTTGATGTGAACTCTTAAGCCCCTAATGCAGTGAGCCGAATTGTTGGATTTTTgctgccttgtttttttttttaattttttaatgtttccatttatattattGTTCATCACTATGTTCTTCCCGGTGTTGGGTCCTTGTTTTGGTGTTTGCTTTCCTGATCTCTAGGGCTAGgacaagaaaaagacaaagaaaatgacaTTGTGTTATTAAATTTCCTCCCAGGGTAACTGGGATATGCAGGAGAAAGACTTTTCTAGCCTTCCTAGTTgtaggaccccccccccccccagcactcATTAAATGTTGCTGCTAAACCCAAagttgatacttttttttttttttggtttgtggtactgggattagAACCCATTGCTTGGCTTTACACCCTCGGCCCCCAAAATTGATAACATTATTAGAACTATAGAAGTTATGTTGTTAATGTGTCCAGCTAGCAGGATTAAGGATTTAAAAGCCAGGGTTCTAGTTCCAATTTCAATTCTGGTAAGTATTGTGACTTTAGGTAAGTTATTTCACTTGTTGGTGTTTGTTTCCTAAAGAAAAGAACTATCTACCTGATTTGTCCTACAGGATTCTGTAGATTAAATAGGATATacgggagctggggatgtggctcaagtggtagcgcgctcacctggcatgcatgcggccagggttcgatcctcagcaccacatacaaaaacgaagatgttgtgtccgccaaaaactaaaaaaaaaaaaaaaaacaataaatattaaataggaTATATGCCTATATTGAAAATACTGAGTAGCATTTAAATGTGAtagtattattactattgttgttttggttttatctttggttttatttttatagtgactAATATGATTGCCTGGTTACCAATGTGGACCTTAGACTTAAGAGTttgtggaggctggggttgtgcctttgtggtagagtgcttacctagcatgtgtgagtcactgggttcgaatctcaacaccacataaaaaaataaaggtattgtgtccatctacaactaaaaatacattaaaaaaaaagagtttgtgaGAATGGCATCAGACTTACTGAATCAGAGAACTTCTCACAACTATCATTTGATGGTGATCATcagcttcatttttatttatcttggtaTTTTTCTACAATACACACATAACAGTGTTTTTTGCCTCAGAAGAACCTCTCAAGGCAAATAGGAGCCTATTCCTAATGAAAGGGAGGCCTCAAAAGATTATGTTAGTTTTAATCCTATGAAATTGCAACTCAAATATTCATCAAAAGTGTCATGTAGATATTTTCTGTTTCCACATataatcctctctctctctttttttttttttttttttttttttgtggtactggagattgaacccagagccttttttttttttttgagaattttaatattttgggctggggatgtggctcaagcggtagcgcgctggcctggcatgcgtgcggcccagggttcgatcctcagcaccacataccaacaaagatgttgtgtccaccgagaactaaaaaaataaatattaaaaattctctctctctctctctctctctctcctctctctcactctatctttaaaaaaaaaaaaaaaaaagaattttaatatttattttttagtatttggcggacacaacatctttgtttgtaatgtggtgctgagggtcgaacccgagccgcacgcatgccaggtgagcgcgctaccgcttgagccacatccccagcccctgaacccagagccttatagcatgtgagacaagcactctaccaactgagctatatccccggccctAGCCTCTCTTTTTATAGATCAAGTGCTCACTTCTAAAGTCAATTGGCTCAGATCCTAGagttaattatttgaatattttactttttggaaCCTATAAAAATTTGCCTTAAAATTGACAGTATCTTGGGAccaggtttgtggctcagtggtagagtgcttgcctagcatggtgtgagacactgggttcgatcctgacaccacataaaaataaataaaataaaggtattgtgtctatctacaacttgACACTATCTCTTGAGGTAGCTTTTGTCATATACTTGAATTATTTTTGTGGTAATCATTAATTCCATGAAGCTGGGGCCTGTAGTTTTAGTCTTCTTGGTATTTTTTGGAATGCATAGCAGTGTTGTGCTCATAAAAGGCACATAAATgtttagaattagaaaataagcttatgaattttataatatgtGATTTCTGTtgaatttgaacttgtgatgcatTCATTTGCTACAGTGGTAACTCTCCAATGTTTCTTGTATTGTAGGTGGAATTGAGCTATTTGCTGAAGTGTCTTTCTCTGATAACTTAGGGGGaaatttacattttgattttttcttacCATGGCTTTGGTTCACAAATTCCTGAATGGCACATGTATTCTCAGAAACTACCTGAAGCCGAGTGCTGCCTTGCATTCATTTTGGGGTATTTACTTTGCAAACTATTGTTCCAATAGTCTTCAGAAACCAGTGGCTGCTTCTGGCAGAGCCTCCCAGGAGAGGACTGAAGAGGGTTTGCAAAGACATCACCAGAAAGAAGTTGCTTTGGATATAACTTCTCCTGAAGAGAAGCCTGAAATGAATTTTGATAAAGCAATTAAAGATGAATTAAAGGACCATTTTAGACGTTTGAAGGATGAAATCATGAATCACTGGGTGGGACCAGAAGGCCGCCCATTGCATGATGTCTTGCTAGAACAAGCCAAGGTTGTCTGGCAGTTCCGTGGAAAAGAAGATTTGGATAAGTGGATAGTCACTTCTGATAAGACGATTGGAGGCAGAAGTGAAGTGTTCTTGAAAATGGGCAAGAATAATCAAAGTGCACTGCTCTATGGAACTCTGAGCTCTGAGCCACCTCAGGATGGGGAGAGTAGCCAAAGTGGGTACTGTGCAATGATATCCAGGATTCCAAGGGTACGTGAGACTTGGGAGCCAAAGTTTTCTAGTGAGCTGGTGTGAACATTATTATAGCATGACCTATGACGacagatttatttttctgtaaatgaaCATACCTGGCATGTTATATGTGGGCATCTCATCTGTATATGGGGATAAATAAGTACTTGGCACAAGGGGGAAGTGATTTCTGAGGAGTCATTTCTGGGCATTGTTTTAAGCCAGGGAAGAATATTGCTGTTTGAGGAATACTGAGAGGTTAGACATTTGAAAGATATCTGAGGAGGTTTGTATCTCCTCTGACTTGGACCATAACTCCTTTAGTGGCCAGGGGGTCTCTTAGAATGGACATAAGGTCAgactgtggcttttttttttttttttttttttgcagcactggggattgaactgaggggtactctaccactgagctacactcccagtcctttttacttttttaaattttgagacaggatcttgctaagtttgttttgttttgctttttggtaccagggattgaacttgggagcactaaaccactgaaccccaaccccatccctattttgtattttctttagagatagggtctcactgagtatcttagtgactcacttttgctgagactggctttgaactcgtgatcctcttgcttcagcctcccaaactgctgggattacaggagtgtaccactgcgcctggctagtttgtttgttttgtttttgtgttggagattgaacccagggccccatgcatgcgAGGTGagtgatctgccactgagctacatctccagtctaaGTCTTCTTGCTGAGGCAGATCTCAAACCTggaatcctcttgtctcagccccctgagttgctgggattacacgtgtgggCCATCACGcctgcctttttattttccccaccttttttttttttttttattggtgcattatagttgtatataatgatgacatttgttattaaatattcatacaagggctggggatatagctcagttggtagagtgcttgccttgcatgtagaaggccctgggtttaatccatagcaccactaaaaaaaaaaaaaaaaaaaaaagtattcatacatgcacacaatataacaatataatttggccaatgtcactCCCCAactctttccccttccctctcctccttccacccTAACTTTTTTAttagtagactttttttttttttatattgcggattgaacccagacgTACTTTACGACTGAatcacatccatagccctttttattttttattttgagatagggtctcactaagatgcttatgGTATCACTAAAttattgaggccagcctcaaacttttgGTCCTCTTTGCGTCAgccccccaagttgctgggattacagacgtgtgccactgtgcccagttttagtagactttttattttaaaatagtttatttttaggtttatagaaaaactgtaattGCAAATATAGTACACAGAGTTCCCATCCACTCCTTATCCACCTTCTCCTTTCGATGTCATTTACTGTTCAACATTTGTCATGAAAAAGAAACTAACATTAGTTTGTTACCAACTAAGTTTCAGACTTTATTTGGGTTTCACTACCTTTTCCAATAATATCCTTTATCTGTACCAGGATGGTACATTACATGAGTTGAGTTTTTATGTATATTCTCTTTTGTGTGGTCTGTGACAGtttgtgtctgtctctctttctctttttctggtgctggggattgaaccagggctttgtacatgatactaggcaagtgctctaccactgagttacatttccagccctttgggatattttttgagatgaggttttACTCTATTGCCCAGGGTGAtcttgaactcctaggctcaagtggttcctacttcagcctcccgagttgctgagattgggGGTGCTATTTTTCATGGGGAAAATAATACCTGTTCTGATCAGTTGTTTTTGTGGAATAGCCCTTTCTGATGATTTTCCTCCTGGTTAGACTGAGGTTCTGGGTTTTTAAGAAGACCATAGAAttagccagatatggtggcacatgcctgtaatcccagcagttcaggaggttAAGACAgtaggatcaaaagttcaaggccacggctggggttgttgctcagtggtagagcgcctgtctggcatgtgtgaggcactgggatcaagcctcagcaccgcataaaaataaattaaaaaataaataaaataaaggtattctgtccatcttaaaaaaaaaagttcaaggtcaccagtggttcacacctgtaaccccagtgatttaggaagaaggaggatcaggagttcaaagccagcctctgcaacataaggtgctaagcagctcagtgcaGCCTCTGCAACATAAGGTgctaagcagttcagtgagaccctgtctcttaaaaaaatacaaaataggcagtggggatgtgactcagtggttgagtgcacctaggtttaatccccagtaccaaaaaaaaaaaaaaaaaaagaaatgaaattcaagGCCAagccaggcatgttggcacatgtctgtaataccagtggctcaggagattgaagcaggagaatcacgagttcaaagccaaccttagtgacttagcaagtccctaagcaactcagcaagaccctgtctctaaataaaatacaaaaaagggctaggggtgtggcttagtggttaagcggcCTTGGGTTCAACCTCTAGTACCCCCCCCCTAAAAAATGTTCAAGGCTAgtgtcagcaatttagtaaggccctaagcaactttgagaccctgtctcaaaaatattaaaaagggctgagtttgtagcagtggtaaattgccccagGTTCCATCTTCAGTAACCGCCCTCCCCCCACCATTTCCcctgtaatgtttttttttcctaactgcaTTCCATATTCATGATGTGGGTAGTAGGAGGGATTAACCTTTTTTGGGGAGAGTAGTGTCTAcagaaattatttggaattcttcagTAAGGAAAATTTGATTCTTCTCCCCTTCCCACTTTATTCTTTCAGTCATTTAGCAGGGAACCACATTTGGGGTTGAAATCTAATGCTATGCTATTACTGTATTGCTCAGATAGTCCCAGCTTTGGTATTGTTCTTTCAGGTTGACTCCTGtccctttgacttttttttttttggtagagtgcttgcctagcatgtgtgaggcactgggttctatttgttgtggctgagccacaaccccagccccagtgattgaacccagaggaactcaaccactaagccacctccccagccatattttgtatttttttaagagacagggtctcactgagttgctaaatgcttcaccattgctgaggctggctttgaattcacgatcctcctgactcagcctcccacgccactgggattacagacatgtgtgcCTGGCTctgaattccatttttttttttttaaattttagttggtcacaacatctttatttatttatttttatgtggtgctgaggatcgaatccagggcctcacatgtcctaggtgagcactctgccgttgagccacaaccccaacccatctGAAATCCATTTTTGAAGAGAGTATAGATGGTTGTTAAGCATGCAGATTTGGAAGTGTGTGCTGGATATACTGCTTATTAGCTGAGTGCTCAATTTATATGTGAAATTGGTAAATTAGTAATTCCTATTTTAGGGCccttgtgaggattaaatgtgaGTATGCATGTAAGTACTTAATGTAAGTATTCAGTGGCTGATAGttattagtatttctttttttttttaaatttttctaattgtcaatggacctttaatttatttatttatatgtggtgataagaatagaacccagtgcctcacacatgctaggcaagaactccaccactgagccacaaccccagccccagttactGGTATTTCTTGTTATTATCACCTTTAAAGCTTGAGCTCTATTTTCCCCAGTTTTCTGACATAGGGCAAAGCAGTTGTCATAAAATATGCCACTCAAGCCATTGCTCCAAGGAACTAAGGAAAAAACTTTCATTCCTTTCCATTCGCAAACACAAAGTGAATGCTTATCCCATGGAAACAATTACAAGCCAATCATGTCTTGAACATAATTACCTTAGAAACAACTATGTCAGTATTTTGagctaaaataataattgttagaTTTATCTTTTTGTGGTGCAAAgtgtaaaaagatgaaaaattgttAGTGGATCCTTTTGGTGTTACTGACTTGGTGATGGCTCACATTTTGCTAATAGTGGAGAATGTGGTCAAGTTAACATGTCTTCCGTACTTTAGGGTGCTTTTGAGAAGAAGAAGTCTTATGATTGGTCCCAGTTCAACACTCTGTATCTCCGTATCCGTGGGGATGGCCGACCTTGGATGGTGAATATCAAAGAGGACACAGACTTTATCCAAAGGAAAAATCAGATGTACAGTTACTTCATGTTCACCCGTGGAGGGCCCTACTGGCAGGAAGTCAAGGTTAACAGCATAAGTCTTTACTGTTTATGAAAATTAGGTCTTTTGAGATTGTGGTTACATTGTAGCTAATCCTTCTTGGAAGGTTGGGATGAAGTGggtagaaggaagaggaaagagacttACATAAATCACTCTTTATTTCATTAATCATAAATGGTAGTTTACTAATtggcaaatactttttttttttttctatctgggtaatgaacccaggattgctttaCCATAGAGCTaaatccctaaccctttttatttttattttgacacaaggtcttgctaagttgctgaggctggcctcaaacttgtgatcctcctgcctcagcctcccaagttgctgtgagTTATAGGCAAGTGTCACCTTCCCTGGCTTGATCATGTCTTTTTTGCTAGgtagttggtttttattttcaattactaGGAATTCTTTAACTATTCAGATTGGCTTTTTGTCTGTGATATAAGCAACCTGTACAAATTAAAAGtccctctgcctccacctcctccccagAAAAGAACAGTTTCTGGCATATCGTTTAAGacatttcttttaatatgtaAGAATAAgctgctgggtgtggtagtaGCCTATAAtgctagcagctctggaggctgagggtagaaggatcacaagttcaaagccagacttaccaatttagcaggacccttagtaacttagtgagatcctgtctcaaaataaaaaataaaaaggactgaggatgtagctcaggggtaaagcacccctaggttcaatctccagtacaaaaacaGACAGACAAACTAAACCCCCTAAAGAAAAACAAGCtgagcatggtagcacatgcctataatcccagatactcaggaggatGAAGTAGGAGGACTGCCAAGTTTGAgattagcctgggcaacttagtgagaccctatctcaaaaatattaaaaacaaatataaaggactggaggtgtaccaacaacaagaacaacaagaagtaaaacacatacacatatttgtatatgaataattttattattttccttaacatttttaatgacaatattcaaacatacataaaaaattGCAGTGAGTATCCAGATAGCTACCATGTACCACCtggatttttcaaaaaatattaggCTGTGTTTGTTtcatcactttattttattttcccattcttcctACTACTCATTTCTCAATCCATCTTTTGTCAATATCAGTACATCTCATCCCTAAACTTTTTAGCATGCAAGTTTTTAGATCTCAATATTTacttatagtaattttttttttttttttttggtggtgctggggattgaactcaccaGAATTTCACATAATAGGCGTGCACATTACTACTGATCTATACCCCTACATCATAAGGCCTTtaagaaaaaacccaaaaaaccaagcTTATATTATAGATTTTATCCCTTTCTTTTGTgttggaatttgaacccaggccctcatgcTGCTAACTAAGCACATGTtgtgtcactgagctataccccagtccAGATTTTGTCTGTATCTTGGTTTCTTACTCATAAGACATCACAGAGGTCTTCATATTGCAGTGAAACAATTGTATCCTATATAGATCTACTTCATTTTTTCAATAGCCCATATATTCAATTGTATGGTTATACCATAATTTagctttgctgttgttgttactatTAGGAAAAAACTATACCTTTATGTATTTCTTGGAGcttatttgtaatataaattcCTGAAAGTGAAGTTGATATGGCAAAGTTATGGCATTTCAAAATTTGCTAGATGTCATTGAATTAGTTTTCTGATACTACATAACAAATTATAAATGTAGAAGATTAAAACAACACATTCATTAATTTATAGTTCAGTAGGTCATAAATTGGAATATGTATGACTGTGTTGCATccttagttctattttttttcaaattggggATTGTATCCAAGGGCACTATATCACTGAACTATCCACagccctttgttttttattttgtgatagttgctcaggctggccttgaacttgctatccttcagcctcaacttcctgaatgctgagattacaggccacATTTGGCCCATGCTCAGTTCTTATAAGGCTGAAATGAAGGTGTCAGTCAGCAGGGCTGTGTCTTTCTGTAGCTTGTGGGCAGAATGCACTTTGTAGAGGTTATTCTGGTTCTTAGCCAAATTAAGTTCCTTATGATTGTAGACAGCAAGTTTTTTCTTGCTGTCAAGGGGGGGCTGCTCTCAGCTCTTAGATGCTGCTGGCGTTCCTTGCAGAAACATCTAAGTTCCTATCActatcttcaaagccagcaatggaGAATCTCCCTACTATTGTTTCTCATGCTGCTAATTTGTTTCACTGTTCCCTTTTGTGGGTTGGAATGATTGTCAAGTCTGCAAAGAATAATCTCCCTATATTAAGATGAACTGATTTGAAACTTCCTATCACAATTGCCAGCTGCCCTCTCAAATAGTAGTACTAAGTCGCCCTCCTACTAATTGTAAAAATGTGTGCTTATTTCTCCCCATCTGTGTTTTTCCACTTGTTTATGTAATCTTTTTTAAGATATTTGTTAAAAGCTGTGTTTAGGATATTACACTCTTGTTCTTAAATGTTACAGTATTATTTCCTAGTTTATCCTTTGTCTTTTGCTCTCCAAATTTTAATTTGTACTCTTTTGGACTTCTGGCTTAGAAAGTTTTcactattttcttctagtagttattttaaaaaaatttctgcctTTGGACTGGGATTATAATTcagaggtggagtgcttgcctaatatttGAGAGACCCTGCATTCAACACACCAGCACtgcaaataagtttaaaaaaatgatccaaGTGGCTGGCTACTCCTCATAACtgtatataataatttaaaaattaaatttaaactattttcttaCTGTTGCAACTCCATACAGATGCCACAATTACTTATGtttcatttatgaaataaatggtttcttctttcagattcctttttccaaatttttcttctcaaatcAAGGAAGAATCCGGGATGCCCAGTACCAGCTTTTGCTTGACAAGGTAACATTTTCCTATACTTCTCACTCAGAATGAtatctttaatgaaacagaacTCTTGTGATCATGAGTTCAGTCCAATTTGGACGGCTGACAGATGAAAGATATAAATTCCTACTCAGAGGCACCTGTTATGTCCAGATTGGTATTTAATTAAACCTATCTGTGAGCTGAGCCCCTATTTGGAAGAATGTTGGTatgatcttctttctttctatgtttgtattttaacttttaaatacaAGTTTGGAAGAACTTCAAGGAATCTACATTGGGCATCCATGTTGCTCTAAGTCTTAAGTGGAACCATCTAACAGGAAgagaaatgtggaaagaaaagcaGTCTCTTGTACTTCCTCTTATAATTTTCCACAGTCTGTGAGAACTATTGTATACTTACTAAGGGCTGATGGTACAAAGACCCAGTTATA from Ictidomys tridecemlineatus isolate mIctTri1 chromosome 5, mIctTri1.hap1, whole genome shotgun sequence includes:
- the Ndufaf1 gene encoding complex I intermediate-associated protein 30, mitochondrial isoform X2, coding for MALVHKFLNGTCILRNYLKPSAALHSFWGIYFANYCSNSLQKPVAASGRASQERTEEGLQRHHQKEVALDITSPEEKPEMNFDKAIKDELKDHFRRLKDEIMNHWVGPEGRPLHDVLLEQAKVVWQFRGKEDLDKWIVTSDKTIGGRSEVFLKMGKNNQSALLYGTLSSEPPQDGESSQSGYCAMISRIPRIPFSKFFFSNQGRIRDAQYQLLLDKISTIGFTLADKVDGPFFLEIDFIGVFADPAHREEFAYENSPDLNPRLFK
- the Ndufaf1 gene encoding complex I intermediate-associated protein 30, mitochondrial isoform X1, translating into MALVHKFLNGTCILRNYLKPSAALHSFWGIYFANYCSNSLQKPVAASGRASQERTEEGLQRHHQKEVALDITSPEEKPEMNFDKAIKDELKDHFRRLKDEIMNHWVGPEGRPLHDVLLEQAKVVWQFRGKEDLDKWIVTSDKTIGGRSEVFLKMGKNNQSALLYGTLSSEPPQDGESSQSGYCAMISRIPRGAFEKKKSYDWSQFNTLYLRIRGDGRPWMVNIKEDTDFIQRKNQMYSYFMFTRGGPYWQEVKIPFSKFFFSNQGRIRDAQYQLLLDKISTIGFTLADKVDGPFFLEIDFIGVFADPAHREEFAYENSPDLNPRLFK